TGCAGAAGCGCCGCGCCATGCATCAAGAACTGGATCCAATGCTCTTGCCACCTTAATCGGTGACCCACATGGGCGAAGCATCCGGATTCCAGCTTCCAAACGTTCATTTATACCAGGGAAGAGACTGCACCCACCTGTCATAAAGATAGAACTGGTTAACCTATCCTCCAATGCCTCATTCTTACTCGCCAACCTCCTTATTGAGGCCCCTGTCATCTCATCTAAACCTGCTTGATCAATTCCGACCAAGTTGGGGCGGAATAATATTTCCGGACATCGACACCTTTCAACCCCAAGTACAACTTGGAAATCTTCCTTAGTGAGCGGGCGAACACGTGGTACCTCTGTGGTAGCTACCTGTGAAGGTGTTGGTTCCGGTTTAGGGACAAATGTTGGGTCAATTGCCTGCAGAGAGATAGTAATAAACCATTCATCTTACAGAATTATGGAGAAAACCACATATAATTTTATGTGCCAAGGCAAAAAAAACTGACCTGGAGCCTAGAACAAACCCGAGCCAGCTCTGCTTCATCTTCATCGGCTCCATCATCGTCATCATCATTATCTTTGCTCATTAGTTTGTAAAGCTGCCAATCTTCAGCTTTGGCACCAAAGTTATCCTCACCCTTCCCACGATCAAAGGCTGCTGTCGTCAGAAGGCGCATTCTTTCCCTTTGAGCAGCATTCAATCTTTCCCCACGACCAACGCCCCCCGAACTATTCCCATTTGCATGGCCTCCATTTATCTTGAGTCTTTTGCGCTGCTCAACCTTCTCGTACAAGTCTTTGTATTTAGTATGCATCTGTTCTAGATAAAGCTCTGGATTCTCCCTGTTAATAGGCGAAGGGGGGAAAGCAATGAAATAGATGAATTATCCATCAGAAAAGCAAATTAGAATCTGCAGTCAGAAAATCTTTATAAGGTTGAGACATACAAGCGTCTTTCTTCATCTTCCCGGGTTTTCTTTTCACGTTCTAATTCTTCTTCAAAGCGTTTCTGTTTAGCACGCTGCCGTCCCTCGGTCGttgttttaagaaaaatctgcCTCTTCTTTTCCTTCAGCTGTCATAATAATAGAGCCAAGAGTAAATACTATCATCAACTTCAGccaaaagaaataagaaatgacAATAAACCTGACAAAGAACTTTATTTTGAGTAGGCTGTTCATTACAGTCCCCAAGGCCCTAATAAAAAAACCCTTCGTTTACTTTTTCCCATATATCCTGATGGAATACAACTTGTTGACTTGATTGATGTATTTGCCTAACAAAGCCAAAACCCTAAACAGCAATGGatattaaatatttgttattaaaggTAGGAGTACCTGCTCGGGCGTAAGCATGTTATCAGGAACGTTGATAAGAGGATACTTATCACTTGTAGAAGAATCTGCCTTCTCCTCATTTTCAGCTTGTTCAACCTTTGATTCACCTTTTGCTTTTCTTAATGACTGTGACACTTTCGTAAGAGTTGATTCTATTTCCTGTTTAGAAACATAATCGGTTTTTGAAAGGAAAGACGAGATTTCTTCCTCTTCAACTTGTgcaagttgttgcaaaagaaaTTCCAATCCATGCAATTGATTTTCGAGTTCATTTATTCTCGAAGACCTCTTCGCTTCAGCCATTTCTCTCAATCTTTGTCCTTGTCTTTCCTTTATAGCAGCCTTTCTTGCAATCTCTTCTTCCGAAGGAGGTTCTTCAATTGGTGGCGGAACCCATGGCAGCTGCCAACACCTGGTTTTATCTTCAGCTTCCTTGCTCCCTTtctgttataataataaaacttttAGCAGTTCCAAACAGTATAGCAGAAGAAAAAACAAAGCTGAAGCCATTACCTGAAATAATCGAGCTTCTAAAGCATAATCAGGTGCAATATAGCAGTGTTCCATCTTCAAGTCTTCAATCTTTTCCCATGTGAATCTAGCCCTATTACAAGCATAAAAAATCATTATCAGAAGTTCTATGCAAGCAGGTCCAGATTCTTGCAATCCAGCTTAATTTATACTCACATATGATGAGGATACTTAAGTGAAAGAAGTTGCTTCAAATTGTCCGTGACATGATATCCACCGATGTTAGTTCGGCAGCATCCTCTGTTTACAGGCTCCCCATCAACAAACTGAAGTCAAATAAACCACACCATAAATCTGAACTTCAATGCTTGCATCCTGTTAACTGAATCTAATATTTGTTGCCTCGGTCACAATGCTTTACATTTTCAATGATGCTAAAATATAACAAGAATTTTAAGGAAAATTCTATGAAGAAACTAACTTATCATGTTAATTCTCATCATGCCAACTAGCCAGCATGCTCAAAAATTAAATAACGACAACTTTAGCTTTGCAAGTATATGCATTGAGGTAATTTATGAAGGCTGGGAAACAAACCGGAATGACATGAGTTGTGGTAAATCCTGGGCAGATAGCTAGACCGTCTTTCTGACAAATGCCACACTGCTGATTATACTTATAGCTGAATGCAGCATCAACACCAAATGCTGCAATCACAAGGCGAAAAatttaaacatcatacatatatATGGTGAGAGAGCAAGACCATATATTGCTTAGGTATGAGCCTGATATGTTGTGCAACATAAAAAAGAGTGCTTTATACCTACAGATGGAACACCATAAGTCTCGAAAAGAAGTTCTGCCATTTTACTGCGAGACTGAACTGGGTTGCACACACATTCCGTGATCAGGATAGGATGATCGATCTGTTCTGCCCtcaaataataaatgaaataataaagaataaattaaatttatgcaTCAAATATAGAAAGTATTGATCGTGAAAATGGAAGCCAATAAAACAATGCAACATAAAGGAAAAATGTGAAAACCAAGTCCATGCCCTAAACATTTTCCGGTATAAGAATGTTCAAAGAAGACACATTTTAAGTTCCCCTAGAAACTACTATCCAATGGCAATTCACATACTGCTAAATTACTCCtaattgccaaaaaaaaaaaacaagaggcACATTAGATCATTCAAGAGATGAAACTTATCATTGTACCTGAGATTCACATACTGCTAAACTAGTCCTAATTACCAACAAAACCAGAAGAACATTAGATCATTCAAAAGAAGCCATAAACTTATCATGATACCCGAGATCCATTTGCGCCCAACCGATCAAAAGCAAAGTCAAGAATCTGCAAAGACAAGAACAAAAgcatttctatttcaaattcagaCTCAATTTTGATTTCATTACTTCTCATAATTTCATACAATAGAAAAACAtcaataagttaaaattttacatacatattccaTGATTTCAAACTGAAAAACAACATTGCTATCGAAAGCGGAGCGAGGGCCTGAACGGGTGCAATCAAAGTGTTTCAGTAAAGCAGTATCATGGTCACCAACAACTGTCACAGTTTCccctgccaaaaaaaaaaaagaaagagtaaaAGACTccccaaaaattaatttttgacctcagttaatataatatattaaggttttacttaaaataattagtCGAAGAAGCAAAAAAATACCGGTGGATTTGTGGCGTGGTCTTTGAACAATGTTACGGAAAATAACCCGTGGCTCAGTCTCTCCTGCCCAACtgagaaatggaaaaaaataattcAGGGGAAGAAATGTACgtagataaaattattaaaaacagaaaggaaaaaggttagggttttgtttggttaaattacCCAATACGAAAATAGGAAGCGCCATTATCGATGACAATGGGAGTTGATGAAGGAAATCGATTGTAATCCGTTTGCCTTTGGATTTTCGATATGAATGGCATTTTTCTTAAGggtttttctttggtttttgtttttaattctctCAGAGTCGAGGGAAAAGGGTTTTTCTGGGAGGAAAgggaagaagacagtggaagctGGGAAAAAGTAAATCTATAATATTAtaatagggtaaattacaccaacagtcactcaattttaatgtcactaacaaaacagtcactctactttcaattcaatcactcaacttcaaaaaataACAATTCAGTCACTAATGTTatcgaaaagtgacaaatcagtcacccattaatatttttagttacaGGCTTAACGGAAAAGCTGACGTGGCCAGTTAACTTGTCACATTGGACGAGGAGTCGAAGGGTTAAATGTTTAGATGAGTTTtgggggaaaaaaagaaaagaaaagatggattGGTTTAGGGTAAAAAAAACAAATCGATTGGGAttaaatagaagaaaagaaaattggttGGGATTAACAGGTTTAGGGTTGGAAATCAATTTTAGGGTTCAAGGTTGGACGATTGAAGGATTGGAACTTCTAAGGTAAGGGTAAGAGTGAACAATTGAAGGTTAAAGTATTGGTATTTTGGGTTTCGGGAGAAAAGAAGACAACAAAAGATATCAGTGGTTAGGGTTGACGGCCACAATGGTTAATAGAATAAAAGCAGCCAATGTTGTTGCATATACTGTAACGGGTAAGTTTCTGTAtttagtttatgatttttttggatTTAGGGggatttgggtttagggttttttggatttcaaatttgaaaaatgttgCATTCATATGGGGTTTATGCACTATGCATGTTTATTGTTTGTATTAAACTGTATGCCAGATTTTAATTTCGTTGGTTATTAAATTGCAAGGCAAGTTTAGATGTTTCTAAAGTTATGGTCTGCCATGTGCATATAGATAGCCTTAGGGTTTAGTGACAAATTAGTTCCCATTTGACAAAtaagtttttattaaattatttgaaattgtgTATGTCATTGGATTATTCAAATatgttcaaaatattttttaaatgttgattcaaaTATGGTTATTGTTTGTATCAAACTGAATTGCATGTTTGGATTTTTGTAAACTTATTGTTTGCCATGTGCATACTAATTTCCTTAGGAAAGAGACAAATCAATTCCTATTTGACAAAGAagtttttattgaattatttgaaattgtGTATGTCATTGAAATATTcaaatatgattcaaaatattttttaaatgttgattgaaatatgattattatttGTATCAAATTGAATTGCAGGTTTGAATTTTTGTAAACTTATTATCTGCCATGTGCATACTAATTGCCTTAAGTAAGAGTCAATTCAATTCCTATTTTTATGACTAAAAGTATCAAGCATTCTTTGGATTCAAATATGaatcaaattgtattaaattagtTCCTAGTTGTCAATAACAATTTTCTAAATGTTGATTCAAATATGATTATTGTTTATATCAAAGTGTATGACAGGTTTAGGTTTCTTTGGTTATTGTTTGCCATCTGTATGATACTGTTTTGGATTTGTTTGTGTTAAATTGTTTGGTTATTGTACATGACAAATGGatttctttatattaaattatttttatactggTTATTATTTGTCATTGCCTAGGTTGTATTAAAGTGTTTGGTTATTGTCTGCCATATGTATAACAGAAATGgaattatttgtattaaattatttggTTATTGTACTTAACAAAAATGGATTTGTTTGTATTAAATTGTCTTTGTATTGGTTATTGTCTGACATTGCCTAAGTTGTATTAAAGTGTTTGGTTACTATTTGTCACTGCctttattgatgttaaatttgtTTAGCAGGtttaattgatgatgaatttAATGATAGTGAAGAAGAAATGTCTGATTTTGATGTATCTGATAGTGAAGTGTCTAATAGGATTAGGATTAATCTAGATGGCTTAAACATGGATGATATAGAAGTAGGGGAATTGTGTGATAGTGATGATTCTAAGAGGTTAAATAGTGCACATGAATCTAACTCAGATAGCTAAAATTGGCTTGAGTTCAACCTAGACAGTGACATGAGTAATCCAAAACTTCAGattgaaatgttattttttacCAAAGACAATCCAAAAAAAGCTGCCAAGCAGTATGGTAggttgaataattattttattaagtttccaAAAAATGATCTAAAGAGGTTAAAGGCAGTTTGCAGTTCAAACTATTCTTGGTACATATATGCCTCTAGGCTACATCCTAATGACCTTACTGACCAGACTTGGAAAATTAGGAGTTCAAACCCTAAGCATACTTGCTTAAGGtctataaaaataagaatataacCTCAGCTTGGCTAGGTCAATATTATAAAGACAAGTTCATTGTTGATCCCGATTATTCTTTGACATCGTTGCAACAAGATGTCAAAAGAGATTTCCTTTTTCCTTATCCCACTAACCAAATGTAGGAGGGCTAAACTTATGTCATTGAAATTACCTGAAGGAGCTCATAAGGCTCAATATGAGAAGATTTATGAGTATCTGTTGGAGGTTAGGACCCAAAATGTTAGAACAACAACAATCTATTATCTGGATAACAGGTTGTTTCAAAGGATGTATGTGTGTCTACAGGCATGCAAAGATGGGTATAGGGTTGGTTGTAGGAGGATAATAGGTTTAGATGAATGATTCTTGAATGGCTACTTTTGTGGCTACCTACTGGCAACTGTTGGGATAAATGCAAATGATGACATTTATCCTATTGCATATGCTGTTGTTGAAAGTGAAAACCAAGCATCATGGCTCTGATTCTTGAAGTTGCTCGCATTGAACTTGGAACTTGTGAGCTTATATCAGGTATCTTTCATGTTTGACAAACATAAGGTAAAACTCCATTTGTCTGCtttgttttatgttatttttgtttAGGATGGTATACCAACGAATTAAATTGTTTTTGTTCTGTTTGCAAGGACTTGTAAAAGAAATATCCTTGTTGTTTCCAAATGCTAAAACAAGACACTGTGTTAGACACCTACATGCCAATTTCTTTGGAAAGCTGCTAGAACAAGCACTCTAAAGGATTTTGAGGATGTCATGGCTAAACTGAAGAATACCAACCAACATGCTTATGATTGGTTAAAGGGAAAGAAACCTACCCACTGGTCAATGTCCCACTTCTCAATTAGGAGCCAATTTGACATGGTGAACAATCTTTCTGAATGTTTTAACAAGGTAAACCACTATTGTAACACCTAAAAATTAGGGGGTTAGAATTTCTTAAATCATCATGAAATGAGCTTTAGTATTGGTGGTTAAGAGTTTAATAGATTTCCTAGAGAACTAAGGTTCAAGCCCCACTCTTTAcatttttcctcttttatttttcagcaattaaTGATGAAAACCAAGTTAGTATAAGAAATAAATGTGGTAGAAAATGACCAAGAAATGGGAAATAGCCTAATTGCCAAGCATCACTCCATTCTCCCTAAAGTCCCAAGTTTTATCCACGCCAATTTCcttccatttttttaaattttcagtaCGAAGGTTTATTTTCCAAAACATCCTCTAAAATTTGCATAACTTAGCCTTTTAACTCATTTCCTAGTCATATTAGGATTTTGGTTTCTCTAAACAACCCTAATTAGAATTTTTTTCCCTATTTCTTTCCTATTCTTTCTTTATCATTTCCTTTGCAAAATTTTTTCTACATTGCTAGAAATTTTAGTTTGGTCTTGAGCTTTAGATCAATCATGTTCAATTCATTTTCATGTTGGTTTAGCGTCAAATCCATTCTATCGTGCCAAGATCGGTAAGCAATCTCATTCCTAATTTTGTAAAACCCTATGAATTTGTCCAAAGATCATTcttaataaattttctaaaatcaatTCCTAATCTTTAATGGGTTTCTCCAAaatcttattaaaactcgttaAATCTTGAACATCAATAGTAATTCTTGCATTTTTTTTCGATCAAAAGACCTATTGTAGGTGACCTGGATCAAATTTGGATGTAAGTATCGTTGTACGAGACCTAGAAgtcaggtgtgtgttcttttatgagaaaatcgAGGCAAAATCGAACCTAGCCTAAACCACATGACCTGGACCCTCTTACATGGCCTACCTacacggccatgtaacacacATGGCCTGAGCCatcccacacggccatgtgcccctatttcctaaattttacggtttttcccaaaaatttatgttttgtgCAGATTAGTCCCAGAATGGTTCTCAAACTAATTTTAGTGcttaatttatgcaattaagtccctaTTAGTTGAATAATTCTTGAACccatgatttaattaatttaatttttgctaaATATATACCCAATGGCATGAATTATGAATAATCATGTTAATTGTTTTCATACTTGTGATTTTCGTGTTACATGCCTTATGACACCGCTAAATTGAACATTTGAAAAATATATGATTTTGCTactgaattaattgtttgaaagtgtaattattgttgcaatatttgattatttttaatcacAATATTTGTTATGTTATGATCTGTTACAAGCATGTCTTATtttgttgcatgggttgggatgtTTCAGAAAGGAGGAAGTTCTGGTAGACTATAAATCTGCAAATATGGTGATTCATCCATATATTTTTTATGGCAACTTTTATTTGCAATTATGTTGTGTATTCACAATCATCTGGTAGCGTATTAACTTGTATCttttggtggtttatccacaaatcGATGTGTAGTAGGATCTTATCTGTTAAACTGAACCTGTTTGTATTTGTAAAGCATGTGTTTGGGATTCTGAAATCACCAATATGATGTGTTATGTGCATgtttatacaatattaaattgCTCTATATTTTCGATATACTAAATGTGCTATGTGAACTATGCTATGAATTATGCCCTTATATGTTATCAGTTGCTCCTATTTTATTGTGATTTAACTGACATTGAGCTTTTATAGTTCACCCTCTTATTTTCCTTCTGTATAGATAACTCATAAGGCTAAGTGCGGGCGCAACATTTGGAGGGCTCAGCTCGAAATACCAATTTCtgtataaaagtattttaaactaattatttaacATTCTGGTTATTTGAAACTATATTATTATTGTGGCATGGGATTTAGTTTACGATTCTTACTTAGgcaacatttaaataatttaggctattagaatatgaatttttattcaattatgcATGAAacatgatttttattaaaattacgtTAATATCACTTTTCCACtactaaattgtaaatgtgttttattAAGAAAGTAAttctgattttcaactaagttttCAATAGTTAACATTGTTATGATGAAGAAGTTAAACTTAATCGTTTTTTTTAAACTTCTGTGTTTTTCTGAAAAAAGACTAaacttttttctaaaataaacaaatgttttaattaactatttttaaaacTCCGATAATTCTGCTAGGCCATTTCGATGGCCAATGTAATCTCTCAAATTTGGGTCTAACATCTTGACCGGGTTATGAAGGTTGCACCTATTTATTTTCTACATGCAATTCGTTAAGGACCTTGTCTCACTAATCATTTATGTTACTTACTGGTAGGTGATATTGGAAACAAGAAGGAAGCCCATTCTGACCATGACGAAAACAATTAGGACCA
The genomic region above belongs to Gossypium hirsutum isolate 1008001.06 chromosome D05, Gossypium_hirsutum_v2.1, whole genome shotgun sequence and contains:
- the LOC107904128 gene encoding actin-related protein 5 isoform X1: MPFISKIQRQTDYNRFPSSTPIVIDNGASYFRIGWAGETEPRVIFRNIVQRPRHKSTGETVTVVGDHDTALLKHFDCTRSGPRSAFDSNVVFQFEIMEYILDFAFDRLGANGSRIDHPILITECVCNPVQSRSKMAELLFETYGVPSVAFGVDAAFSYKYNQQCGICQKDGLAICPGFTTTHVIPFVDGEPVNRGCCRTNIGGYHVTDNLKQLLSLKYPHHMARFTWEKIEDLKMEHCYIAPDYALEARLFQKGSKEAEDKTRCWQLPWVPPPIEEPPSEEEIARKAAIKERQGQRLREMAEAKRSSRINELENQLHGLEFLLQQLAQVEEEEISSFLSKTDYVSKQEIESTLTKVSQSLRKAKGESKVEQAENEEKADSSTSDKYPLINVPDNMLTPEQLKEKKRQIFLKTTTEGRQRAKQKRFEEELEREKKTREDEERRLENPELYLEQMHTKYKDLYEKVEQRKRLKINGGHANGNSSGGVGRGERLNAAQRERMRLLTTAAFDRGKGEDNFGAKAEDWQLYKLMSKDNDDDDDGADEDEAELARVCSRLQAIDPTFVPKPEPTPSQVATTEVPRVRPLTKEDFQVVLGVERCRCPEILFRPNLVGIDQAGLDEMTGASIRRLASKNEALEDRLTSSIFMTGGCSLFPGINERLEAGIRMLRPCGSPIKVARALDPVLDAWRGASAYAANLQFQQQTFSRVDYYEKGEDWLRRYQLRYTL
- the LOC107904128 gene encoding actin-related protein 5 isoform X2; amino-acid sequence: MAELLFETYGVPSVAFGVDAAFSYKYNQQCGICQKDGLAICPGFTTTHVIPFVDGEPVNRGCCRTNIGGYHVTDNLKQLLSLKYPHHMARFTWEKIEDLKMEHCYIAPDYALEARLFQKGSKEAEDKTRCWQLPWVPPPIEEPPSEEEIARKAAIKERQGQRLREMAEAKRSSRINELENQLHGLEFLLQQLAQVEEEEISSFLSKTDYVSKQEIESTLTKVSQSLRKAKGESKVEQAENEEKADSSTSDKYPLINVPDNMLTPEQLKEKKRQIFLKTTTEGRQRAKQKRFEEELEREKKTREDEERRLENPELYLEQMHTKYKDLYEKVEQRKRLKINGGHANGNSSGGVGRGERLNAAQRERMRLLTTAAFDRGKGEDNFGAKAEDWQLYKLMSKDNDDDDDGADEDEAELARVCSRLQAIDPTFVPKPEPTPSQVATTEVPRVRPLTKEDFQVVLGVERCRCPEILFRPNLVGIDQAGLDEMTGASIRRLASKNEALEDRLTSSIFMTGGCSLFPGINERLEAGIRMLRPCGSPIKVARALDPVLDAWRGASAYAANLQFQQQTFSRVDYYEKGEDWLRRYQLRYTL